In Desulfarculaceae bacterium, the following are encoded in one genomic region:
- a CDS encoding beta-lactamase family protein: MSEAALREALERGVASGAAPAAVLLLWANGEPQLTLAAGEASEDTVFDLASLTKPLAGAPLAVELAREGVLAWDAILYDLWGQAVPEDKDEITPGQLLAHAAGFPAYQPYFQALDKQPPELRRALLRSMLMNEPLAHAPGSRALYSDLGYLALGLLLEHGFTTGLEEPLAALQARLGVEGPRYLPLDRALPWPLERIAPCGPLPGRPKIHGQVEDENCFSLGGVGAHAGLFGTARQVAAMTQALAHDMPEIFARDQATPGSGRTFGFDTPSGPDSLAGPNAPLGTVGHLGFTGCSLWWHPASGRGVVLLTNRVAYGRDNDKINPLRREVHEIAWRVLGETA, from the coding sequence TTGTCTGAGGCGGCGCTGCGTGAAGCCCTGGAGCGGGGCGTGGCCTCGGGCGCGGCCCCGGCGGCGGTGCTGTTGCTCTGGGCCAATGGCGAGCCTCAACTGACCCTCGCGGCCGGCGAGGCCAGCGAGGACACCGTTTTCGACCTGGCCTCCCTGACCAAGCCCCTGGCCGGGGCCCCCCTGGCCGTGGAGCTGGCCCGCGAGGGCGTGCTGGCCTGGGACGCCATCCTCTACGACCTCTGGGGCCAGGCGGTGCCCGAGGACAAGGACGAGATCACCCCGGGCCAGCTCCTGGCCCACGCCGCCGGCTTCCCGGCCTACCAGCCCTATTTCCAGGCCCTGGACAAGCAGCCTCCCGAGCTGCGCCGGGCCCTGCTGCGCTCCATGCTCATGAACGAGCCCCTGGCCCACGCGCCGGGCAGCCGCGCCCTGTACAGCGACCTGGGCTACCTGGCCCTGGGCCTCTTGCTGGAGCACGGCTTCACCACCGGCCTGGAGGAGCCGTTGGCCGCCTTGCAGGCCCGTTTGGGAGTGGAAGGCCCGCGCTATCTGCCCCTGGACCGTGCCCTGCCCTGGCCCCTGGAGCGCATCGCGCCCTGCGGCCCCTTGCCGGGCCGCCCCAAGATTCACGGCCAGGTGGAGGACGAGAACTGCTTCTCCCTGGGCGGAGTGGGGGCCCACGCCGGGCTCTTCGGCACCGCGCGCCAGGTGGCGGCCATGACCCAGGCCCTGGCCCACGACATGCCCGAGATATTCGCGCGCGACCAGGCCACCCCGGGCTCGGGCCGCACCTTCGGCTTCGACACCCCCAGCGGGCCGGACTCCCTGGCCGGGCCCAACGCGCCCCTGGGCACGGTGGGGCATTTGGGCTTCACCGGCTGCTCCTTGTGGTGGCACCCGGCCAGCGGGCGGGGGGTGGTGCTGCTCACCAACCGGGTGGCCTATGGCCGCGACAACGACAAGATCAACCCGCTGCGCCGCGAGGTGCACGAGATCGCCTGGCGGGTGTTGGGAGAGACGGCGTGA
- a CDS encoding UDP-N-acetylmuramate:L-alanyl-gamma-D-glutamyl-meso-diaminopimelate ligase, which produces MILDPALNRAPDKPKSVYLMGIGGVAMGALAAGLAAQGLEVRGSDRPLYPPMSTFLAERGVPVASGFDPANLEPAPEVVIVGNVIRADNPEVARLAQMGLPYLSLPQALAQWFIRERISLVAAGTHGKTTTTALLASALLRAKLDPGFMVGGIMREGGQNFRDGAGPHFAVEGDEYDTAFFDKRPKFVHYRPKVAILSSLEFDHADIYPDLAAIEAAFDMLVERIPQDGTLVAWGESQAVMARAAQAACTVQTYGRGPGWDWSLMGVEPAESGGAQLRLRGPQGWELNFASPLAGEHNALNTAAAVAALSAGGLEPAQAAGLMAGFGGVKRRQEVRGVAGGVVVVDDFAHHPTAVAETTKAVARYGLPGWRPGAGRLVAVFEPRTNTSKTKRFQDEYAGAFGAADVVLLREPPGVEELPPEERFSSARLADELSARGVPAQAFADSDALLAGLLDELKPGDLCLVMSNGGFDNLHARLLEGLKQREA; this is translated from the coding sequence GTGATCCTCGATCCCGCGCTGAACCGCGCGCCGGACAAGCCCAAGAGCGTTTATCTGATGGGCATCGGCGGGGTGGCCATGGGCGCCCTGGCCGCCGGGCTGGCCGCCCAGGGCCTGGAGGTGCGGGGCTCGGACCGGCCGCTCTACCCGCCTATGAGCACCTTCCTGGCCGAGCGCGGCGTGCCCGTGGCCTCGGGCTTCGACCCGGCCAACCTGGAGCCCGCGCCCGAGGTGGTGATCGTGGGCAACGTGATCCGGGCCGACAACCCGGAGGTGGCCCGTTTGGCCCAGATGGGCCTGCCCTATCTGTCGCTGCCCCAGGCCCTGGCCCAGTGGTTCATCCGCGAGCGCATCTCCCTGGTGGCGGCAGGCACCCACGGCAAGACCACCACCACCGCCCTGTTGGCCAGCGCCCTGCTGCGGGCCAAGCTGGACCCCGGCTTCATGGTGGGGGGCATCATGCGCGAGGGCGGGCAAAACTTCCGCGACGGGGCGGGGCCCCACTTCGCGGTGGAGGGCGACGAGTACGACACTGCGTTCTTTGACAAGCGGCCCAAGTTCGTGCACTACCGCCCCAAGGTGGCCATCCTGAGCAGCCTGGAGTTCGACCACGCGGACATCTACCCGGACCTGGCGGCCATTGAGGCGGCCTTTGACATGCTGGTGGAGCGCATCCCCCAGGACGGCACCCTGGTGGCCTGGGGCGAGAGCCAGGCAGTGATGGCCCGCGCGGCCCAGGCGGCCTGCACCGTGCAGACCTATGGCCGGGGGCCGGGTTGGGACTGGTCGCTGATGGGCGTGGAGCCCGCCGAGAGCGGCGGGGCCCAGCTGCGCCTGCGGGGGCCCCAGGGCTGGGAGCTGAACTTCGCCTCGCCCCTGGCCGGCGAGCACAACGCCCTCAACACGGCGGCCGCCGTGGCCGCGCTCAGCGCGGGCGGCCTGGAACCGGCCCAGGCGGCCGGGCTCATGGCCGGCTTCGGCGGGGTCAAGCGCCGCCAGGAGGTGCGGGGCGTGGCCGGGGGCGTGGTGGTGGTGGATGACTTCGCGCACCACCCCACCGCCGTGGCCGAGACCACCAAGGCGGTGGCCCGCTACGGCCTGCCCGGCTGGCGGCCGGGCGCGGGGCGCTTGGTGGCGGTGTTCGAGCCGCGCACCAACACCAGCAAGACCAAACGCTTTCAGGATGAGTACGCCGGGGCCTTCGGCGCGGCGGACGTGGTTCTGCTGCGCGAGCCACCCGGCGTGGAGGAGCTGCCCCCCGAAGAGCGCTTCAGTAGCGCCCGCCTGGCAGATGAACTCAGCGCCCGGGGCGTGCCCGCCCAGGCCTTTGCCGACAGCGACGCCCTGCTGGCCGGCCTGCTCGACGAGCTCAAGCCCGGCGACCTGTGCCTGGTCATGTCCAACGGCGGCTTCGACAACCTGCACGCCCGCCTGTTGGAGGGGCTGAAGCAGCGCGAGGCCTAG
- the nagZ gene encoding beta-N-acetylhexosaminidase yields the protein MNRQVVQNTLAQSLVVGIPGPEAGPEELELVAGRGLGGVILFARNVESPAQVWRLCYDLRRAASEADRPSLLMLVDQEGGSVARLHEPFSDGPDLAALGDADEAALRAHGARLGRELVAAGFNWDMAPVMDVHALEGGIMARRSLGADPERVGRLGAAFIQGMQAEGCLACAKHFPGLGRTTLDTHKVRPVVNLSRVELEAVELPPFAAASQAGVAGVMICHAVYESLDPEHPASLSPTVIQGLLRGELGYEGLVISDDLEMGAVAGGMAPEDAVVQAYMAGNDIILMCSKPELALAGLDKLTALVMAGEIDPELVAERARRIVRLKQGLAPLPPDLSVLRAVLADNQGAA from the coding sequence ATGAACCGACAGGTGGTGCAAAACACCCTGGCCCAGTCGCTGGTGGTGGGCATCCCCGGCCCCGAGGCCGGGCCCGAGGAACTGGAGTTGGTGGCCGGGCGGGGCCTGGGCGGGGTGATCCTTTTCGCGCGCAACGTGGAGTCGCCCGCCCAGGTGTGGCGGCTCTGCTATGATCTCCGGCGCGCGGCCTCCGAGGCGGACCGCCCCTCCTTGCTCATGCTGGTGGACCAGGAGGGGGGCAGCGTGGCCCGCTTGCACGAACCCTTCAGCGACGGCCCGGACCTGGCCGCCTTGGGCGATGCCGACGAAGCGGCGCTCAGGGCCCACGGCGCGCGCCTGGGCCGCGAGCTGGTGGCCGCGGGTTTCAACTGGGACATGGCCCCGGTGATGGACGTGCACGCCCTGGAAGGCGGCATCATGGCCCGCCGCAGCCTGGGGGCCGACCCTGAGCGGGTGGGCCGTTTGGGCGCGGCCTTTATCCAGGGCATGCAGGCCGAGGGCTGCCTGGCCTGCGCCAAGCACTTCCCAGGCCTGGGGCGCACCACCCTGGACACCCACAAGGTGCGGCCCGTGGTGAATCTCAGCCGGGTGGAGCTGGAGGCGGTGGAGTTGCCGCCCTTCGCGGCGGCATCCCAGGCCGGGGTGGCCGGAGTGATGATCTGCCACGCGGTCTATGAGTCCCTGGACCCCGAACATCCGGCTTCGCTCTCGCCCACGGTGATCCAAGGCCTGCTGCGCGGCGAGCTGGGCTATGAGGGCCTGGTGATCAGCGACGACCTGGAGATGGGCGCGGTGGCCGGGGGCATGGCCCCGGAGGACGCGGTGGTTCAGGCCTATATGGCGGGCAACGACATCATCCTGATGTGCTCCAAGCCGGAGTTGGCCCTGGCCGGGCTGGACAAGCTCACCGCCCTGGTCATGGCCGGGGAGATCGACCCGGAGTTGGTGGCCGAGCGCGCCCGGCGCATCGTGCGCCTCAAGCAGGGCCTGGCCCCCCTGCCGCCGGACCTGAGCGTGCTGCGCGCGGTCCTGGCCGATAATCAGGGCGCGGCCTGA
- a CDS encoding NDP-sugar synthase, which produces MRAMILAAGLGTRMRPLTDKRPKCLMPVMNRPLLGLWLERMAAWGVERAVVNTHYLAPMVERWLAEQGDNGLEVVESHEPVILGTGGGLVAARDALGNHPFLLANSDVLATARLPLLIERLEASGALAVLGLIDRPEINTVALDQGLGVLGFKGDAGLPGDARWLTYSGLAAIHPRLLDYLPGEGYSTLVEGVRAALAVGGLVLGQRLEGFWDDLGAPERYWELHRTLFEAPPPGLEALAPEGRLVLAPGAEISPEAEVDGFAVLGPGAVVAAGARLKDSLLLPGARILPGAEVSKAVLGDGFAASGRLQGGAHA; this is translated from the coding sequence ATGCGGGCCATGATCCTGGCCGCCGGGCTGGGCACCCGGATGCGGCCGCTGACCGACAAACGCCCCAAGTGCCTGATGCCGGTGATGAACCGGCCCTTGCTCGGCCTGTGGCTGGAGCGCATGGCCGCGTGGGGCGTGGAACGGGCGGTGGTCAACACCCACTACCTGGCCCCCATGGTGGAGAGGTGGCTGGCGGAACAGGGCGACAACGGCCTGGAGGTGGTGGAAAGCCACGAGCCGGTGATCCTGGGCACCGGCGGCGGCCTGGTGGCCGCGCGGGATGCCCTGGGGAACCACCCCTTCTTGCTGGCCAACTCCGACGTGCTGGCCACGGCCCGGCTCCCCCTGCTCATTGAGCGCCTGGAGGCGAGCGGGGCCCTGGCGGTCCTGGGCCTGATAGACCGGCCGGAGATAAACACCGTGGCCCTGGACCAGGGGCTGGGGGTGCTGGGCTTCAAGGGCGACGCGGGCCTGCCCGGCGACGCCCGCTGGCTCACCTACTCCGGCCTGGCGGCCATCCACCCCCGGCTGCTGGACTATCTGCCCGGCGAGGGCTACTCCACTCTGGTGGAGGGAGTGCGCGCCGCCCTGGCCGTGGGCGGCCTGGTGCTGGGCCAGCGGCTGGAAGGCTTTTGGGACGATTTGGGCGCGCCGGAGCGCTATTGGGAGCTGCACCGCACCCTGTTCGAGGCCCCGCCTCCCGGCCTGGAGGCCCTGGCCCCGGAAGGGCGGCTGGTGCTGGCCCCGGGGGCGGAGATCAGCCCCGAGGCCGAGGTGGACGGTTTCGCGGTGCTGGGGCCGGGCGCGGTGGTGGCCGCCGGGGCGCGGCTCAAGGACTCGTTGCTCCTGCCCGGGGCACGGATTTTGCCCGGGGCCGAGGTGAGCAAGGCGGTGTTGGGAGACGGTTTCGCGGCCTCGGGCCGCTTGCAAGGTGGAGCCCATGCCTGA
- a CDS encoding phosphotransferase, producing MPEDRQQEETLAWVRRAWPGEAVPELAVEPMAADGSLRRFWRVKAGMRSLIAMSNPSNPPENLSWEYLANHLGRLGLPVARVLTADQREGRFLMEDLGSGSLMDAALAAGSDQEAVAALYAPVLAMLARLQAQGHEGLDTSLCYDTPELTPEVLREQEAGYFMRELVLGAAGWPTEELPPELEDELTDFCRQAGEATPRGLVHRDFQSRNIVYHRGRYGLVDFQGARLGPAQYDLASLLHDPYVQLPWGLRDRLLNQYLELRGAEGPFDQDAFRAGWAAVSASRLMQALGAFSFLTRRRNRPHFEASVAPALTSLGRVMADPSLAGYTALGRVVCEVGGRLGPASFAFLGKVE from the coding sequence ATGCCTGAGGACCGGCAGCAAGAAGAGACCCTGGCCTGGGTGCGGCGGGCCTGGCCCGGCGAGGCGGTCCCGGAGCTGGCCGTGGAGCCCATGGCCGCCGACGGCAGCCTGCGCCGCTTTTGGCGGGTCAAAGCTGGGATGCGCTCCCTGATCGCCATGAGCAACCCAAGCAACCCACCGGAGAACCTGTCCTGGGAGTACTTGGCCAACCACCTGGGCCGTTTGGGGCTGCCCGTGGCCCGGGTTTTGACCGCGGACCAGCGGGAGGGGCGCTTCCTCATGGAAGACCTGGGCAGCGGCTCGCTCATGGACGCGGCCCTGGCGGCGGGGAGCGACCAGGAGGCGGTGGCCGCGCTCTACGCCCCGGTGCTGGCCATGCTGGCCCGCTTGCAGGCCCAGGGCCACGAGGGCCTGGACACCAGCCTTTGCTACGACACCCCGGAGCTGACCCCGGAGGTTTTGCGTGAGCAGGAGGCGGGCTACTTCATGCGCGAGCTGGTCCTGGGCGCGGCGGGCTGGCCGACCGAGGAGCTGCCTCCCGAGCTGGAGGACGAGCTGACCGACTTCTGCCGCCAGGCGGGCGAGGCAACCCCCCGGGGCCTGGTGCACCGCGATTTCCAGAGCCGCAACATCGTCTATCACCGGGGGCGCTACGGGTTGGTGGATTTTCAGGGGGCGCGGTTGGGCCCGGCCCAGTACGATTTGGCCTCCCTGCTGCACGATCCCTATGTCCAGCTCCCCTGGGGGCTCAGGGACCGGCTGCTGAACCAATACTTGGAGCTGCGCGGCGCGGAGGGGCCCTTTGACCAGGACGCCTTCCGTGCCGGGTGGGCGGCGGTGAGCGCCAGCCGCCTGATGCAGGCCCTGGGGGCCTTCAGCTTCCTCACCCGGCGGCGCAACCGCCCCCACTTCGAGGCCTCGGTGGCCCCGGCCCTCACCAGTTTGGGCCGGGTCATGGCCGACCCCAGCCTGGCGGGCTACACCGCCCTGGGCCGGGTGGTTTGCGAGGTGGGCGGCCGTTTGGGGCCCGCAAGCTTCGCCTTTTTAGGCAAGGTGGAATAA
- the der gene encoding ribosome biogenesis GTPase Der, producing MSGIVAIVGRPNVGKSTLFNRLTRTRRALVDDMPGVTRDRLYGRAKIEGREVTLVDTGGFDPPADQAFASEVHTQIELALGEADLVLCLADARAGLTPQDKEVARTLRRTQKPVIWAVNKTDSPSLEDAAAEFYALGVEHLHFISAAHGLGVLDLCREMLELLPPDEDREDEEGEEEIRLALVGRPNVGKSSLINALTGSPRVVVSNVPGTTRDAVDTPLEFNGKPYVLIDTAGIRRQGKVNRGLEKAGVFRSLRAVERAHVAAVLVDGDEGITDQDLKLAGHVLASHRALIMVVNKWDLVKDDDYRRGILERELEQARRFAPWSPLLFMSAKTGQGVGKLLPTVERVFSEYTRRVSTGQLNQAIEGIMGHHPPPLIKGKRLKIYYASQVATRPPTIVLMVNDPKRVHFSYRRYLNNELRRVLGLDLAPLRLIFRGKERGKGGKRRP from the coding sequence ATGAGCGGCATCGTTGCCATAGTGGGACGCCCCAACGTGGGCAAGTCCACCCTGTTCAACCGGCTGACCCGCACCCGGCGGGCCCTGGTGGACGACATGCCCGGCGTGACCCGCGACCGGCTCTACGGCCGGGCCAAGATCGAGGGGCGCGAGGTGACCCTGGTGGACACCGGCGGCTTCGACCCGCCGGCGGACCAGGCCTTTGCCTCCGAGGTGCACACCCAGATCGAGCTGGCCCTGGGCGAAGCGGACCTGGTGCTCTGCCTGGCCGACGCCCGCGCGGGGCTGACCCCGCAGGACAAAGAGGTGGCCCGCACCCTCAGGCGCACCCAGAAGCCGGTGATCTGGGCGGTGAACAAGACCGACAGCCCCTCCCTGGAGGACGCGGCGGCCGAGTTCTACGCCCTGGGGGTGGAGCATCTGCACTTCATCAGCGCGGCCCACGGCCTGGGCGTCCTGGACCTGTGCCGCGAAATGCTGGAGCTGTTGCCCCCGGACGAGGACCGCGAGGACGAGGAAGGCGAGGAGGAGATCCGCCTGGCCCTGGTGGGGCGGCCCAATGTGGGCAAGTCCAGCCTGATCAACGCGCTGACCGGCTCGCCCCGGGTGGTGGTCAGTAACGTGCCGGGCACTACCCGCGACGCGGTGGACACCCCTCTGGAGTTCAATGGCAAGCCCTACGTGCTCATCGACACGGCGGGCATCCGCCGCCAGGGCAAGGTGAACCGGGGCCTGGAAAAGGCCGGGGTGTTCCGCTCGCTCCGGGCGGTGGAGCGGGCCCACGTGGCCGCGGTTTTGGTGGACGGCGACGAGGGCATCACCGACCAGGACCTCAAGCTGGCCGGGCACGTCCTGGCCAGCCACCGGGCCCTAATCATGGTGGTGAACAAATGGGACCTGGTCAAGGACGACGACTACCGGCGGGGCATCCTGGAGCGCGAGCTGGAACAGGCGCGCCGCTTCGCCCCCTGGAGCCCGCTGTTGTTCATGAGCGCCAAGACCGGCCAGGGGGTGGGCAAGCTCCTGCCCACGGTGGAGCGGGTCTTTTCCGAGTACACCCGGCGCGTTAGCACCGGACAGCTCAACCAGGCCATCGAGGGCATCATGGGCCACCATCCCCCGCCCCTGATCAAGGGCAAGCGGCTCAAGATCTACTACGCCTCCCAGGTGGCCACCCGCCCCCCGACCATCGTGCTGATGGTCAACGACCCCAAGCGGGTGCATTTTTCCTACCGCCGCTACCTGAACAACGAGCTCAGGCGGGTGCTGGGGCTGGACCTGGCCCCCTTGCGCCTGATTTTCCGGGGCAAGGAACGGGGCAAGGGCGGCAAGCGGCGGCCTTGA
- a CDS encoding D-sedoheptulose 7-phosphate isomerase, whose translation MQEIAEAALRRSIEVHQEFLRTGLAQVVAAAQLVSRGLAAGGKLMAMGNGGSAADAQHLSAELVNRYLMERPGLPAIALTTDSSILTAVANDYDYNQVFSKQIKALAVDGDMVLGLSTSGRSPNVIAGLSAARQRGLATIGLTGRNSEAMGPLCDILIQVPSDETPRIQELHAFSIHMICELVDLTLFGRSQ comes from the coding sequence ATGCAGGAAATCGCCGAGGCCGCCCTTAGGCGGTCCATTGAGGTGCATCAGGAGTTTCTGCGCACCGGCCTGGCGCAGGTGGTGGCCGCGGCCCAGCTGGTTTCGCGGGGCCTGGCCGCGGGGGGCAAGCTGATGGCCATGGGCAACGGAGGCTCGGCCGCCGACGCCCAGCACCTCTCCGCCGAGCTGGTGAACCGCTATCTCATGGAGCGGCCCGGCCTGCCGGCCATCGCGCTGACCACCGACAGCAGCATCCTCACCGCCGTGGCCAACGACTACGACTACAACCAGGTGTTCTCCAAGCAGATAAAGGCCCTGGCCGTGGACGGGGACATGGTGCTGGGGCTCTCCACCTCGGGGCGCAGCCCCAACGTGATCGCCGGCCTTAGCGCCGCGCGCCAGCGGGGCCTGGCCACCATCGGGCTCACCGGGCGCAACAGCGAGGCCATGGGCCCCCTGTGCGACATCCTCATCCAGGTGCCCAGCGACGAGACCCCGCGAATCCAGGAGCTGCACGCCTTTTCCATTCACATGATCTGCGAGCTGGTGGATCTCACCCTGTTCGGACGCAGTCAATGA
- a CDS encoding zinc ribbon domain-containing protein, translating into MPIYEFHCPRCEHEFEQLVFKKSEKVVCPKCECAKVERLMSGFASKSGSDGKMTSSSGGGCAGCTASSCASCH; encoded by the coding sequence ATGCCCATATACGAGTTTCATTGCCCCCGCTGCGAACACGAGTTCGAGCAGCTGGTTTTCAAAAAGAGCGAGAAGGTCGTCTGCCCCAAGTGCGAATGCGCCAAGGTGGAGCGCCTGATGAGCGGCTTCGCCTCCAAGAGCGGCTCGGACGGCAAGATGACTTCCAGCAGCGGCGGCGGCTGCGCCGGCTGCACCGCCTCCTCCTGCGCCTCCTGCCATTAG
- the hemC gene encoding hydroxymethylbilane synthase translates to MPKLTIATRGSKLALAQAGWIASRLSELHPGLTVEMNIIKTTGDKILDVPLAQVGGKGLFVKEIEDALLAGAADLAVHSMKDVPSELPQGLTLGAVARREDPRDALISPIAVEIKNLPSGARVGTSSLRRQAQLLALRPNLEIVPLRGNVDTRLRKLEEEGLDAIILAEAGLSRLGLEVERALIPIEQMLPAVGQGALGLEMRADDPLVRELIAPLNHPDTAAAVDAERAFLARLEGGCQVPIAGHAVVENGIVKFSGLVADLRGERLVTGGGLAPPAEAAAMGESVAQEVLDGGGREILAEVYGEAPQ, encoded by the coding sequence ATGCCCAAGCTGACCATCGCCACCCGGGGGAGCAAGTTGGCCCTGGCCCAGGCCGGTTGGATCGCCTCGCGCCTGAGCGAGCTGCATCCCGGCCTGACCGTGGAAATGAACATCATCAAGACCACCGGCGACAAGATTCTGGACGTGCCCCTGGCCCAGGTGGGCGGCAAAGGGCTCTTCGTCAAGGAGATCGAGGATGCCCTGTTGGCGGGGGCGGCCGACCTGGCGGTGCACTCCATGAAGGACGTGCCCTCCGAGCTGCCCCAGGGCCTCACTCTGGGCGCGGTGGCCCGGCGGGAAGACCCCCGCGACGCCCTGATCAGCCCCATCGCGGTGGAGATAAAGAACCTGCCCTCCGGGGCGCGGGTGGGCACCAGCAGCTTGCGGCGGCAAGCCCAGCTCTTGGCCCTTCGGCCCAATCTGGAGATCGTGCCCCTCCGGGGCAACGTGGACACCCGCCTGCGCAAGCTGGAAGAGGAAGGCCTGGACGCCATCATCCTGGCCGAAGCCGGGCTCTCCCGCCTGGGCCTGGAGGTGGAGCGGGCGCTGATTCCCATTGAGCAGATGCTCCCGGCCGTGGGCCAGGGGGCCCTGGGCCTGGAGATGCGCGCGGACGACCCCCTGGTGCGCGAGCTCATCGCGCCCCTGAACCACCCCGACACCGCCGCCGCCGTGGACGCGGAGCGCGCCTTCCTGGCCCGCCTGGAGGGCGGCTGCCAGGTGCCCATCGCCGGGCACGCGGTGGTGGAAAACGGCATCGTCAAGTTCTCCGGCCTGGTGGCCGACCTTCGCGGCGAACGCCTGGTGACCGGCGGCGGCTTGGCCCCCCCGGCCGAGGCCGCGGCCATGGGCGAGTCGGTGGCCCAAGAGGTCTTGGACGGCGGCGGCCGGGAGATTTTGGCCGAGGTCTACGGGGAGGCGCCCCAATGA
- the cobA gene encoding uroporphyrinogen-III C-methyltransferase, translated as MSGKVYLVGAGPGDPGLITAKGAKLLTTCDTVVYDYLANPELLALAPPEAERIYVGKKGGDHTKTQEQINQLLVDLAAQGRIVVRLKGGDPFVFGRGGEEASALAAEGHAFEIVPGVTSAIAAPAYAGIPVTDRRATTEVAFVTGHEDPTKPGSTINWDALASIGTVVFLMGVKNLPHICESLMKAGRDPATPAAAIRWGTTPQQETVSGTLADLAAKVAGAKLKAPAITIVGQVAALRQELAWFEKMPLFGRSVLVTRARKQASALSEGLKALGAKVIEVPTIDFLPPEDAAPLATAIEILEDFHWVIFTSPNGVEAFFDALIEGGSDARALAGCKLAAIGPATAAMLARRGLVADVTARTFQAEGLIEALQSQGLTGQRVLIPRAAEAREVLPETIAQWGNLVQVVPAYRTVPPEGSPELLAQALDEGLDVITFTASSTVTNLMAMLDQAGQAELARRSKSGELTIAAIGPITGDTARGYGLEVAIQPESFTIEALIAALSAHFAS; from the coding sequence ATGAGCGGCAAGGTCTATCTGGTGGGCGCGGGGCCGGGCGACCCCGGCCTGATCACCGCCAAGGGAGCCAAGCTGCTGACCACCTGCGACACGGTGGTCTACGATTATCTGGCCAACCCCGAGCTGTTGGCCCTGGCCCCGCCCGAGGCGGAGCGCATCTACGTGGGCAAAAAGGGCGGCGACCACACCAAGACTCAGGAGCAGATCAACCAGCTTCTGGTGGACCTGGCTGCCCAGGGCCGCATTGTGGTGCGCCTCAAGGGCGGCGATCCCTTTGTGTTCGGGCGGGGCGGCGAGGAAGCCAGCGCCCTGGCCGCCGAGGGCCACGCCTTCGAGATCGTGCCCGGGGTGACCAGCGCCATCGCGGCCCCGGCCTACGCGGGCATCCCGGTGACCGACCGCCGGGCCACCACGGAAGTCGCTTTCGTGACCGGCCACGAGGACCCCACCAAGCCCGGCTCCACCATCAACTGGGACGCCCTGGCCTCCATCGGCACGGTGGTGTTCCTGATGGGCGTGAAGAACCTGCCCCACATCTGCGAGAGCCTGATGAAGGCGGGCCGCGATCCGGCCACCCCGGCGGCGGCGATCCGCTGGGGCACCACCCCCCAGCAGGAGACGGTGAGCGGCACCCTGGCCGACCTGGCCGCCAAGGTGGCCGGAGCCAAGCTCAAGGCCCCGGCCATAACCATCGTGGGCCAGGTGGCCGCCCTGCGCCAGGAGCTGGCCTGGTTCGAGAAGATGCCGCTTTTCGGCAGGAGCGTCTTAGTTACCCGGGCCCGCAAGCAGGCCTCGGCCCTCAGCGAGGGGCTCAAGGCCCTGGGCGCCAAGGTCATCGAGGTGCCCACCATCGACTTCCTGCCGCCCGAGGACGCGGCGCCCCTGGCCACGGCCATCGAGATTCTGGAAGACTTTCACTGGGTGATCTTCACCAGCCCCAACGGGGTGGAGGCCTTTTTCGACGCCCTGATCGAAGGCGGCAGCGACGCCCGCGCCCTGGCCGGATGCAAGCTGGCCGCCATCGGCCCGGCCACCGCCGCCATGCTGGCCCGGCGGGGCCTGGTGGCCGACGTAACCGCGCGCACCTTCCAGGCCGAGGGGCTCATCGAGGCCCTGCAAAGCCAGGGGCTCACCGGCCAGCGGGTGCTGATCCCCCGCGCGGCCGAGGCCCGCGAGGTGCTGCCCGAAACCATCGCCCAGTGGGGCAACCTGGTGCAGGTGGTGCCCGCCTACCGCACCGTGCCGCCCGAGGGCTCGCCCGAGCTGCTGGCCCAGGCCCTGGACGAAGGCCTGGACGTGATCACCTTCACCGCCTCCAGCACCGTGACCAACCTTATGGCCATGCTGGACCAGGCCGGCCAGGCCGAGCTGGCCCGCCGCAGCAAGAGCGGCGAGCTGACCATCGCGGCCATCGGGCCCATCACCGGCGACACCGCCCGGGGCTACGGCCTCGAGGTGGCCATCCAGCCCGAGTCCTTCACCATAGAGGCCCTGATCGCGGCCCTCAGCGCCCACTTCGCCTCGTGA